Proteins encoded in a region of the Antedon mediterranea chromosome 2, ecAntMedi1.1, whole genome shotgun sequence genome:
- the LOC140039317 gene encoding uncharacterized protein: protein MESTLANFPNFKIRNSGDDAQEFEKYAGRLENFFTAMNIRDDKRKRALLLHYAGEKVYDIFGTLQNTGNTYDEAKLAMKNYFEPKKNIPFAIYTFRQLSQNASESIDDYVTRLRQAARTCSFADVDGEIKMQIISHCCSPKLRRAALRDPTLTLDKILECGGNYPHTGSCPAMGKSCNLCSKPNHFASVCRSSGSNVAAKSSRPPSKRAVNAMNSDDRKAESSEDEYLFSLKNETKAKLPKATLKVNNVSLQLLIDSGSTVNIVTEDVAKKLKVKIGKTNTKIYPYAADTPP from the exons ATGGAATCCACACTGGCAAACTTCCCGAACTTCAAAATACGAAATTCCGGCGACGATGCGCAAGAATTCGAAAAATACGCAGGCCGACTCGAAAATTTTTTCACGGCTATGAACATCCGGGACGACAAGAGGAAGAGAGCACTGTTGCTTCACTATGCAGGTGAGAAGGTATACGATATTTTTGGAACTTTGCAAAATACAGGCAATACTTATGATGAGGCCAAACTAGCAATGAAAAACTACTTTGAGCCCAAGAAGAATATTCCATTCGCCATCTACACCTTCCGTCAGTTAAGCCAAAATGCCAGCGAATCGATTGACGACTACGTCACACGCTTACGTCAGGCTGCTAGGACATGCTCGTTTGCGGACGTTGATGGTGAAATAAAAATGCAAATAATATCTCACTGTTGCTCGCCAAAGCTTAGACGTGCGGCTCTACGAGATCCTACGCTAACGCTAGACAAGATCTTGGA ATGTGGAGGTAACTACCCACACACTGGTTCCTGTCCAGCCATGGGCAAGTCTTGTAATTTGTGCAGCAAACCTAATCATTTTGCAAGCGTATGTAGATCTAGTGGTAGTAATGTAGCAGCCAAGTCAAGTAGGCCCCCTTCCAAAAGGGCAGTTAATGCTATGAATAGCGATGATCGAAAAGCTGAATCATCAGAGGATGAGTATCTTTTCTCGTTGAAAAATGAAACCAAAGCGAAGCTACCAAAAGCAACACTGAAGGTAAACAATGTTAGTTTACAATTGCTAATCGACAGCGGATCGACAGTCAACATCGTGACTGAAGACGTAGCCAAAAAGCTTAAGGTGAAAATAGGTAAAACGAACACGAAGATATATCCTTATGCTGCCGACACCCCACCTTAA